The proteins below are encoded in one region of Lactuca sativa cultivar Salinas chromosome 3, Lsat_Salinas_v11, whole genome shotgun sequence:
- the LOC128133104 gene encoding uncharacterized protein LOC128133104: MVRPRHGASTSGVSDEDIRQMIHEEVAAAIRAEIPEMFGSIKTTLMETFDERYAALTEAATAAATAAVAAARPQGGDSLLFREFSNTKPPEFDGTQDPIAAMRWIADIEGCFYTCSCPEHLRVRFALNQLRLGAKDWWKFVTANFTLAETAAVTWEGFTTMFRDEYVPPVERERLVQEFLTLKQGTDSVAAITRKFHERAMFCPELVATEQARMSRYLGVLRREIREFVSNSTYHNFTELQANARKREIELETQAREEAESQQADRRPAQSQPAAKRIKSADSRTGGSKNRTCVKCGKGHDGACRAGACYKCGKEGHIARECPKGFMVCFHCNQTGHRKAECPQLRQGSAPVARTTETRPVKVEAPRARGRAFQLTAEEVRAAPDVVAGML, translated from the coding sequence atggttagaccgcggcacggggcaagtacgagcggtgtgagtgacgaggacattcgtcagatgatccacgaggaggtggcggcggcgatccgggctgagatcccggagatgtttgggtctatcaagaccactctgatggagacgttcgacgagcggtacgccgcattgactgaggctgcaaccgctgcagctaccgcagctgtggccgctgctaggccacaggggggtgattcattgctgttccgagagttcagcaacacgaagccaccagagttcgatgggacgcaggatccgattgctgcgatgaggtggatcgcagatatagaggggtgcttctacacttgttcatgcccggagcacctgagggtacggttcgctttgaaccagctccgtctgggagccaaggactggtggaagttcgtgacggcgaacttcactttagcagagactgcggcagtgacctgggaggggttcactaccatgttcagggatgagtacgttcccccggtggagcgggaacgattggttcaggagttcttaaccctcaagcagggtactgattcggtggcggcgatcacgcggaagttccatgagagggcgatgttttgccccgagctagtggccacagagcaggctcggatgagccggtacttaggtgttctgaggagggagatccgggagtttgtgtcaaactccacttaccataattttactgagcttcaggcgaatgccaggaagcgtgagatcgagttagagactcaggccagggaggaggccgagtctcagcaggcagaccggcgaccggctcagtctcagccggcagccaagcggatcaagtccgccgattcgaggacgggaggttcgaagaaccgcacttgcgtaaagtgcggtaagggtcacgatggggcgtgtcgagccggtgcttgctacaagtgtggcaaggagggacacattgctagggagtgtcccaagggatttatggtttgctttcattgcaaccagaccggccatcggaaggccgagtgccctcagcttcgtcagggatctgcacctgttgccaggactactgagactcgaccggtgaaggtcgaggccccgagggctcgtgggagagcctttcagctgactgcggaggaggtccgcgctgcgcccgatgttgtggcaggtatgttgtaa